Proteins from one Clostridium cellulovorans 743B genomic window:
- a CDS encoding stage V sporulation protein S, whose product MEVLKVSAKSNPNSVAGALAGVLRERGAAEIQAIGAGAINQAVKAIAIARGFVAPSGIDLVCIPAFTDIDIEGEERTAIKLIVQPR is encoded by the coding sequence ATGGAAGTATTAAAGGTTTCAGCAAAGTCAAATCCTAATTCAGTAGCAGGAGCTCTAGCAGGTGTTTTAAGAGAAAGAGGGGCAGCAGAAATTCAAGCCATCGGTGCAGGTGCTATTAATCAAGCTGTAAAGGCTATAGCAATCGCTAGGGGCTTTGTTGCTCCTAGTGGAATTGATCTAGTGTGCATTCCTGCGTTTACAGATATAGATATAGAAGGTGAAGAAAGAACTGCTATAAAATTAATAGTACAACCAAGATAA
- the recA gene encoding recombinase RecA has translation MNDDKLKAIQAAMTQIEKQFGKGAIMTLGENSILDVDSIPTGCLALDVALGIGGVPRGRIVEIYGPESSGKTTVALHVVAEAQKQGGAAAFIDVEHALDPAYARRVGVNTEDLIVSQPDTGEQALEITEALVRSGAVDVVIVDSVAALVPKAEIEGEMGDAHVGLQARLMSQALRKLAGSINKSKCVVIFINQLREKVGIMFGNPETTPGGRALKFYASVRLDIRKTDSIKQGEDVLGNRTKIKVIKNKVAPPFKLAEFDIMYNEGISKSGNILDVGVKEEIVQKSGAWFSYGDIRLGQGRENAKQFFVENPELALEVENKIREKYNMPLIGLSDISKATEIVTDELDED, from the coding sequence ATGAATGATGATAAATTAAAAGCAATCCAAGCCGCTATGACTCAAATAGAAAAGCAATTTGGCAAAGGAGCTATAATGACCCTTGGAGAAAATTCTATCTTAGACGTAGATTCTATTCCTACAGGATGTTTAGCTCTTGATGTAGCCCTAGGAATAGGTGGTGTTCCAAGAGGAAGAATAGTTGAAATATATGGACCAGAATCTTCAGGTAAAACAACTGTTGCACTTCATGTCGTTGCTGAAGCTCAAAAACAAGGTGGGGCAGCTGCATTTATTGATGTAGAGCATGCATTAGATCCTGCTTACGCTAGGAGAGTTGGCGTAAACACAGAAGATTTAATAGTTTCTCAACCAGACACAGGTGAACAGGCATTAGAAATTACTGAAGCTTTAGTTCGTTCTGGCGCAGTTGATGTTGTAATTGTTGACTCTGTTGCAGCTTTAGTGCCAAAGGCAGAAATTGAAGGAGAAATGGGCGATGCTCATGTAGGTCTTCAAGCAAGATTAATGTCTCAAGCTTTAAGAAAACTGGCAGGTTCTATAAACAAATCAAAATGTGTAGTAATTTTCATTAATCAGTTAAGAGAAAAAGTTGGGATTATGTTTGGTAATCCTGAAACTACTCCTGGTGGAAGAGCTTTAAAATTCTACGCATCAGTTAGATTAGATATAAGAAAAACAGACTCTATAAAACAAGGCGAGGATGTTTTAGGAAATAGAACTAAAATTAAGGTTATTAAAAATAAAGTAGCTCCTCCTTTTAAATTAGCTGAATTTGACATAATGTATAACGAGGGAATTTCAAAGTCAGGTAACATATTAGACGTTGGTGTAAAGGAAGAGATTGTACAAAAAAGTGGTGCATGGTTTAGCTATGGTGATATTCGTTTAGGTCAAGGAAGAGAAAATGCTAAACAGTTCTTTGTTGAAAATCCTGAACTCGCTTTAGAAGTTGAAAATAAAATCAGGGAAAAATATAATATGCCTTTAATTGGTCTTAGCGATATTTCTAAAGCTACAGAAATAGTAACTGATGAACTAGACGAAGATTAA
- the purB gene encoding adenylosuccinate lyase, translating to MRDLYNSPLNSRYSSKEMSYLFSDNMKFKTWRKLWIALAEGEQELGLNITDEQINELKANSENINYDDAIAREKETRHDVMSHVYAYGLQCPNAKGIIHLGATSCYVGDNTDLIIMREALKLIRKKTINVINNLSKFALKYKDVPTLGYTHLQPAQLTTVGKRAALWIEDLVLDIENLDHVIETLRFRGVKGTTGTQASFMELFDNDNEKVKELDKIVCAKMGFKDSYWVTGQTYPRKVDSIVLNTLSEVAQSAYKFSNDMRILQSFKEMEEPFEKNQIGSSAMAYKRNPMRSERISALARHVIINSLNPAITAGTQWFERTLDDSANKRLSVAEGFLVLDGVLNLFINITENLVVNEKVIASRVNFELPFMATENILMEAVKKGGDRQELHEKIRVYSMEASKRVKQEGLDNNLVDSIVNDPDFKITKDEISAIMDSKNFIGRAPMQVEEFVGSIVNEILESHKEDLGVSVDISV from the coding sequence ATGAGAGACTTATACAATTCACCATTAAATAGCAGATATTCTTCAAAGGAGATGTCATATCTTTTTTCAGATAACATGAAATTTAAAACTTGGAGAAAGCTTTGGATAGCACTAGCAGAAGGTGAACAAGAACTTGGCTTAAATATTACAGATGAACAAATAAATGAATTAAAAGCTAATAGCGAAAACATTAATTATGACGATGCTATAGCTAGAGAAAAGGAAACTCGTCACGATGTAATGAGCCACGTATATGCATATGGCTTACAATGTCCTAACGCAAAAGGAATAATTCATCTTGGTGCAACAAGTTGTTATGTAGGTGATAATACAGATTTAATAATTATGAGAGAAGCGTTAAAGCTTATAAGAAAGAAAACTATTAATGTTATAAATAATCTTTCTAAATTTGCTTTAAAATATAAAGATGTACCTACACTAGGTTACACTCATCTTCAACCAGCTCAATTAACTACTGTAGGAAAAAGAGCTGCACTATGGATTGAAGATTTAGTTTTAGATATAGAGAATCTTGATCATGTTATAGAAACACTCAGATTTAGGGGTGTTAAAGGAACAACTGGTACTCAAGCAAGCTTTATGGAGCTTTTTGATAACGACAATGAAAAAGTTAAAGAATTAGATAAAATAGTTTGTGCAAAAATGGGTTTTAAAGATAGCTATTGGGTAACTGGTCAAACTTATCCAAGAAAAGTAGATTCTATCGTTTTAAATACTTTATCAGAGGTTGCTCAGAGCGCTTATAAGTTCAGTAATGATATGAGAATACTACAAAGTTTTAAAGAGATGGAAGAGCCGTTTGAAAAGAATCAAATAGGTTCATCAGCTATGGCTTATAAGAGAAATCCAATGAGAAGTGAAAGAATAAGTGCCCTTGCAAGACACGTTATAATTAATTCCCTAAATCCTGCTATAACAGCTGGAACGCAATGGTTTGAAAGAACTCTAGATGATTCAGCTAACAAGAGATTATCTGTTGCAGAAGGTTTCTTAGTTTTAGATGGTGTATTAAATCTTTTTATTAATATAACTGAAAACTTAGTTGTTAACGAAAAAGTAATCGCTTCAAGAGTTAACTTTGAATTACCATTCATGGCTACAGAAAACATACTTATGGAAGCAGTAAAAAAAGGTGGAGATAGGCAAGAACTTCACGAAAAAATCAGAGTCTATTCTATGGAAGCTTCAAAAAGAGTCAAACAAGAAGGCCTTGATAATAATCTAGTAGATTCTATTGTAAATGACCCAGACTTCAAAATTACCAAAGATGAAATTTCTGCAATAATGGATAGCAAAAATTTCATCGGAAGAGCTCCAATGCAAGTTGAAGAATTTGTTGGTAGTATAGTTAATGAAATTTTAGAATCTCATAAGGAAGATTTAGGAGTGTCAGTTGATATTTCTGTTTAA
- a CDS encoding HPr family phosphocarrier protein: MVNKEVVVVSETGLHARPATLLVKKASGFKCDVTLEYNGKKANAKSLIGVLSLGVTKGASVNVITNGEDEVLALEELATAIESITE; encoded by the coding sequence ATGGTAAATAAAGAAGTCGTTGTTGTAAGTGAAACTGGTTTACATGCTAGACCTGCTACATTACTAGTTAAAAAAGCATCAGGTTTTAAATGTGATGTTACTTTAGAATATAACGGTAAAAAAGCTAACGCAAAAAGCTTAATAGGAGTTCTTTCACTTGGAGTTACAAAAGGTGCTTCAGTTAACGTTATTACAAACGGTGAAGATGAAGTATTAGCTCTTGAAGAATTAGCTACAGCAATCGAATCAATTACTGAATAG
- a CDS encoding DUF378 domain-containing protein, with product MKFLRKINILDKFSIVLILIGALNWGLIGLIKVNLVTLVFGELSLISRIIYIIIGFSAINFIYFLLRIFHPKK from the coding sequence GTGAAATTTTTGCGTAAAATAAACATATTAGATAAGTTCTCAATAGTTTTAATACTAATTGGAGCATTAAACTGGGGACTTATAGGGTTAATAAAAGTTAATCTTGTTACATTAGTCTTTGGTGAACTATCTTTGATATCTAGAATAATTTATATAATAATAGGATTTTCAGCTATTAACTTCATATATTTTTTATTGAGGATTTTTCACCCAAAAAAATAG
- a CDS encoding IS256 family transposase encodes MSNVSKELLREFIKEQNFTNANEVLDAIKGMFRDVLQEALEAEMDEELGYGKYDVTEKASDNSRNGYSKKKVKTELGAIELNIPRDRNGDFEPKIVPKHQRTINGIEDKVLSLYASGMTTRDISEQVKNLYDVDISAETVSNITNRILPMVSEWQNRPLENTYAFVFMDAIHYKVREEKQIVLKAAYVVIGVSLDGEKEVLGIWIGANESSKFWLSVLNDLRNRGVQDVLIFCVDGLNGFKDAIGATFPFARIQRCIIHQIRSSMKYIPYKDKKAFVADLKYIYGAVNEEVAMEYLIALKDKWSQKYPNAVKSWEDNWDNLSTFFAFPQNIRKIIYTTNVIESLNSQFRKVTKTKLIFPNDESLLKMLYLAVQKISTKWNRNYREWDLVINQLKIVFSEVFEKMA; translated from the coding sequence ATGTCAAATGTGTCGAAAGAATTATTGAGAGAATTTATAAAGGAGCAGAACTTTACTAATGCTAATGAAGTATTAGATGCCATAAAAGGAATGTTTAGAGATGTTTTACAAGAGGCTTTGGAAGCAGAAATGGATGAAGAATTAGGTTATGGTAAGTATGATGTAACAGAAAAAGCAAGCGATAATAGTAGAAATGGCTATTCAAAAAAGAAAGTTAAAACAGAATTAGGTGCAATAGAACTGAATATTCCAAGGGATAGAAATGGAGATTTTGAACCTAAAATAGTACCAAAACATCAAAGAACCATAAATGGAATTGAAGATAAAGTATTATCGCTTTATGCTTCGGGAATGACAACAAGAGATATATCTGAACAGGTTAAAAATTTATATGATGTAGATATAAGTGCAGAAACAGTGTCAAATATAACTAATAGGATATTGCCAATGGTATCAGAATGGCAGAATAGACCTTTAGAAAACACATATGCATTTGTCTTTATGGATGCAATCCACTATAAAGTAAGAGAAGAGAAACAGATTGTACTTAAAGCAGCTTACGTAGTAATAGGCGTAAGCCTGGACGGCGAAAAAGAAGTGTTAGGAATATGGATTGGTGCAAATGAGAGTAGTAAGTTTTGGCTTTCTGTTCTAAATGACCTTAGGAATCGAGGCGTACAAGATGTACTAATCTTCTGTGTTGACGGCCTAAACGGCTTTAAGGATGCGATTGGCGCAACATTTCCATTCGCTAGAATTCAACGATGCATAATACACCAAATACGTTCTAGTATGAAGTATATACCATATAAGGATAAAAAGGCTTTTGTTGCAGATCTGAAGTATATATATGGTGCCGTTAATGAGGAAGTAGCTATGGAATATTTGATAGCTTTAAAGGATAAATGGTCTCAGAAGTATCCAAACGCAGTAAAAAGTTGGGAAGATAATTGGGATAATTTAAGTACATTCTTTGCCTTTCCTCAAAATATAAGAAAAATAATATATACTACAAATGTAATAGAGAGCTTAAATAGTCAATTTAGAAAAGTAACAAAGACTAAGCTAATATTTCCTAATGATGAAAGTTTATTAAAGATGCTATATTTAGCAGTTCAAAAAATATCAACAAAATGGAATAGAAATTATCGTGAATGGGATTTAGTAATCAATCAATTAAAAATAGTATTTAGCGAAGTGTTTGAAAAAATGGCATAA
- a CDS encoding tyrosine-type recombinase/integrase, which yields MTDLDKWIIKMREEDKSINTIESYKGDVIQFMNFIEKEPEEITKEDILKYKEYLALNEMSVKSANRKYISVNSFFSFLQTELEKDVQMRIKKDKIQNQEYLEEMLAKEDFENLVQVASSYNDYRAVAIFNTLFYTGMRISEALQLKTTDISNDVVVIKGKGSKHRNVFIPQKLKSILNTYMIYRLPCKSDALFTGKKGPINRKTVDAIIKKYAAIAGISMTKAHAHNFRHLYCLTLIEKGLTIDTVADLAGHSNINTTRIYTRKTKNQLLDTINDL from the coding sequence ATGACTGATCTAGATAAGTGGATAATAAAAATGAGAGAAGAAGATAAAAGTATTAATACTATTGAGAGTTATAAAGGTGATGTAATACAATTTATGAATTTTATAGAAAAAGAGCCAGAAGAAATAACTAAAGAAGATATACTTAAATATAAAGAATATCTAGCATTAAATGAAATGAGTGTTAAATCAGCAAATAGAAAATATATAAGTGTTAATAGTTTTTTTTCTTTTCTTCAAACTGAATTAGAAAAAGATGTTCAAATGAGAATTAAAAAAGATAAAATACAAAATCAAGAATATTTAGAAGAAATGCTCGCTAAAGAGGATTTTGAGAATCTAGTTCAAGTTGCTTCTAGTTATAATGATTATAGAGCTGTAGCAATTTTTAATACATTATTTTATACAGGAATGAGAATTAGTGAGGCTCTGCAATTAAAAACAACGGATATATCAAATGATGTTGTAGTTATAAAGGGTAAAGGTAGTAAGCATAGAAATGTATTTATACCTCAAAAACTAAAAAGCATCCTTAATACATATATGATTTATAGATTACCTTGTAAAAGCGATGCTTTGTTTACAGGAAAAAAAGGTCCTATAAATAGAAAAACCGTTGACGCAATAATAAAAAAATATGCTGCTATAGCTGGTATAAGCATGACAAAAGCTCATGCTCACAATTTTAGACATCTTTACTGTTTAACTTTAATTGAAAAAGGTCTTACAATTGATACTGTTGCAGATCTTGCTGGTCATAGCAATATTAATACAACTAGAATATATACGAGAAAAACAAAGAATCAACTACTAGATACTATCAACGATTTATAA
- the rny gene encoding ribonuclease Y has translation MEGTIIVYAVILVVVATVALAAYYYLTKKTALEKLSNADERAKKILEDATRDAEAKKKEAILEAKEDVHRLRAEFDKELRDRRNEVQRLERRNIQKEESLDKKIESIEKKEENITKKINALNEREQSIDALYELQAKELERLSGLTSEEAKEELLDKLRKEIKHEAAVMIKDVETKAKEEADKRAREIITTAIQRCAADHVAESTVHVVALPNDEMKGRIIGREGRNIRALETLTGVDLIIDDTPEAVILSGFDPIRREVARIALEKLILDGRIHPARIEEMVEKAKREVESNIKEEGEQATFETGIHGLHPELIRILGRLKYRTSYGQNVLKHSIEVSHLAGLMASELGMDPTLAKRAGLLHDIGKAVDHEVEGPHAIIGSEIAKKHHESPIIVNAIGAHHGDMEMQTLEAVLVQAADAISAARPGARRETLEAYIKRLEHLEEIANSYDGVEKSYAIQAGREIRIMVKPEVVDDITSAEMARDIVKRIENELEYPGQIKINVIREVRSVEYAK, from the coding sequence ATGGAAGGAACTATTATAGTATACGCAGTTATACTAGTTGTAGTAGCCACAGTAGCTTTAGCTGCTTATTACTATTTAACAAAGAAAACTGCACTAGAAAAACTATCAAACGCTGATGAAAGAGCTAAAAAAATATTGGAGGATGCCACTAGAGATGCTGAAGCAAAGAAAAAAGAAGCAATCCTAGAAGCAAAAGAAGATGTTCATAGGCTTAGAGCAGAATTTGATAAAGAGCTAAGAGATAGAAGAAATGAAGTTCAAAGACTTGAAAGAAGAAATATTCAAAAGGAAGAGTCTTTGGATAAAAAGATTGAATCTATTGAAAAGAAAGAAGAAAACATAACTAAGAAAATCAATGCTCTAAATGAAAGAGAGCAAAGCATCGACGCTTTATATGAATTGCAGGCAAAAGAACTAGAACGCTTATCTGGTTTAACTTCTGAGGAAGCAAAAGAAGAATTACTAGATAAGTTACGTAAAGAAATTAAGCATGAAGCAGCTGTTATGATTAAAGACGTTGAAACTAAAGCAAAAGAAGAAGCTGACAAAAGAGCGAGAGAGATTATTACTACTGCTATTCAAAGATGTGCTGCTGATCACGTTGCTGAATCAACCGTACATGTTGTAGCTCTTCCTAATGACGAAATGAAGGGTAGAATTATAGGTAGAGAAGGAAGAAATATTCGTGCTCTGGAAACATTAACTGGGGTAGATTTAATAATAGATGATACTCCTGAAGCAGTTATATTATCTGGTTTTGATCCTATAAGACGTGAAGTTGCTAGAATTGCTCTTGAAAAATTGATTCTTGATGGTAGAATTCACCCAGCAAGAATCGAAGAAATGGTTGAAAAAGCCAAGAGAGAAGTCGAAAGTAATATAAAAGAAGAGGGAGAACAAGCTACCTTCGAGACTGGCATACATGGTTTACATCCTGAACTTATTAGAATTTTAGGTAGACTAAAATATAGAACAAGTTATGGTCAGAATGTTTTAAAGCATTCTATAGAAGTATCTCATTTAGCTGGACTTATGGCTTCAGAATTAGGTATGGATCCAACTTTAGCTAAGAGAGCTGGCTTACTTCATGATATAGGTAAAGCTGTTGATCATGAGGTCGAAGGACCACATGCGATAATTGGTTCAGAAATTGCAAAAAAACATCATGAATCTCCAATAATAGTTAATGCTATAGGTGCTCACCATGGAGACATGGAGATGCAAACTCTAGAAGCAGTCCTTGTTCAAGCAGCTGACGCCATTTCTGCTGCAAGACCTGGTGCTAGAAGAGAAACTTTAGAAGCTTATATTAAGAGATTAGAACATTTAGAAGAAATCGCCAACTCCTACGATGGTGTTGAAAAATCTTATGCTATCCAAGCAGGACGCGAGATTAGGATTATGGTTAAACCAGAAGTTGTTGATGATATTACATCAGCTGAAATGGCAAGGGATATTGTCAAAAGGATTGAAAATGAATTAGAATATCCTGGACAAATTAAAATAAATGTCATTCGTGAAGTAAGATCTGTTGAATATGCAAAATAA
- the rimO gene encoding 30S ribosomal protein S12 methylthiotransferase RimO, protein MKKLKVGLISLGCDKNRIDSEIILSKLSEGYEITNEENEADIIIVNTCGFIETSKQESINAILEMAKYKTNYSCKVLVATGCLTQRYGSELLELIPELDFILGVNDYDRLKSFIEEKISGNTIETKINYSDSNINEGKRILTTGKQTAYLRISEGCSNNCSYCIIPRIRGKYRSRTKESILKEAEDLVSSGVKELILVAQDTTRYGIDIYNKKVLHELLRDLSKIKGIKWIRILYCYPEEIYDELIDEIANNEIICNYLDIPIQHISNNILRAMRRRTKKEIIKERISAMKERIPSLILRTSIIVGFPGETEEDFQELKDFVKEIKFDKLGVFKYSQEEDTDAAKLGNQIPDEIKEEREKTLMLIQQEVSAEVNTNKIGRVYEVIVEDKDVEYYYGRSFETSPEIDGEVFIKPDRDLKIGEFVKVKIVDSLEYDLIGVVYDESCK, encoded by the coding sequence GTGAAGAAATTAAAGGTTGGATTAATTAGTTTAGGATGCGATAAAAACAGAATTGATTCAGAAATTATCTTATCAAAACTAAGTGAAGGATATGAAATTACAAACGAAGAAAACGAAGCAGATATCATAATTGTAAACACCTGTGGATTTATAGAAACTTCTAAACAAGAATCAATTAACGCTATATTAGAAATGGCTAAATATAAAACAAACTATAGTTGTAAAGTACTTGTAGCAACTGGTTGCTTGACTCAAAGATATGGTTCTGAATTATTAGAATTAATACCAGAATTAGATTTTATTTTAGGTGTTAATGACTATGATAGGCTTAAATCTTTTATTGAAGAAAAAATCAGCGGAAATACTATAGAAACTAAGATTAATTATAGTGATTCTAATATCAATGAAGGTAAAAGAATTTTAACGACAGGTAAACAAACAGCTTATCTTAGAATTTCAGAGGGATGTAGCAATAATTGTTCTTATTGTATAATCCCTAGAATAAGAGGTAAGTATAGAAGTAGAACTAAAGAAAGTATTTTAAAAGAAGCAGAAGATTTAGTATCTTCTGGTGTTAAAGAACTTATTCTTGTGGCTCAAGATACTACTAGGTATGGAATAGATATCTATAATAAAAAAGTTCTACATGAGCTACTTCGCGACTTATCAAAGATAAAAGGAATTAAATGGATCAGAATTTTATATTGTTATCCTGAGGAAATTTATGATGAACTGATAGATGAAATTGCGAACAATGAAATTATTTGTAATTATCTTGATATTCCAATTCAACATATAAGTAATAATATTCTAAGAGCAATGAGAAGAAGAACGAAAAAAGAAATAATAAAAGAAAGAATCTCTGCTATGAAGGAGAGAATTCCTAGTCTAATTTTAAGGACATCAATAATTGTAGGATTCCCTGGTGAGACTGAAGAAGATTTTCAAGAATTAAAAGACTTTGTTAAAGAAATTAAATTTGATAAATTAGGTGTTTTCAAATACTCTCAAGAAGAAGACACTGATGCAGCAAAATTAGGAAATCAAATACCGGATGAAATTAAAGAAGAAAGAGAAAAGACATTAATGCTCATTCAACAAGAGGTTTCAGCAGAAGTTAATACCAATAAAATTGGCAGAGTATATGAAGTTATTGTAGAAGATAAAGATGTTGAATATTATTATGGTAGAAGCTTCGAAACGTCTCCTGAAATTGATGGAGAAGTGTTTATTAAACCTGACAGAGATTTAAAAATAGGCGAATTTGTTAAAGTAAAAATTGTTGATAGTCTTGAATACGATTTAATAGGAGTTGTATACGATGAATCTTGCAAATAA
- a CDS encoding pyridoxal phosphate-dependent aminotransferase — MKLSEKALSLGDSVTLQITSKANELKAKGVDIVGFGVGEPDFPTPENIKNAAIRAINENKTRYTAASGLPELKKSVACKFLKENNLKYDSSQIVISTGAKQCLSNAFAAILNPGDEVILVKPYWVTYPELIKLYGGVPVILEGNEANDYKLVAKEVNEKITDKTKAILINSPNNPTGSIYYKEDLQALADLAKEKDLFIISDEIYEKLIYDKENHISIASLSEDSYNRTIVINGVSKSYAMTGWRMGYSASNIELAKVMSKIQSHTTSNPTTITQYATIEALTGPQNEIEVMVKEFEARRNYMCELINDINNISYISPKGAFYIMINISTLFGKSYKGIIINSAQDFSKHLLDNYYVAVVPGEAFGDEKYIRLSYAASKETILKGLTRIKDFIKELA; from the coding sequence ATGAAATTATCAGAAAAAGCACTTTCGTTAGGCGATTCTGTTACGTTACAAATTACGTCTAAAGCTAACGAATTAAAAGCAAAGGGCGTTGATATAGTCGGTTTTGGTGTCGGTGAACCAGATTTTCCTACTCCTGAAAATATTAAAAACGCTGCAATTAGAGCAATTAATGAAAATAAGACAAGATATACTGCTGCTTCAGGCCTACCAGAATTAAAAAAATCTGTAGCATGTAAATTTTTAAAAGAAAATAATTTGAAATACGACTCATCACAAATAGTAATATCGACAGGTGCAAAACAATGTTTATCAAATGCATTTGCTGCCATATTAAACCCTGGTGATGAAGTTATCTTAGTAAAGCCTTATTGGGTAACATATCCAGAATTAATCAAATTATATGGTGGAGTTCCAGTTATTTTAGAAGGCAACGAAGCTAATGACTATAAACTAGTTGCAAAAGAAGTAAACGAAAAAATAACTGATAAAACAAAAGCTATCCTAATAAACAGTCCTAACAATCCTACAGGTTCAATTTATTATAAAGAAGATTTGCAAGCTCTTGCTGATTTAGCAAAAGAAAAAGATTTATTTATAATTTCAGATGAAATATATGAAAAGCTAATATATGATAAAGAAAATCACATTAGTATTGCATCATTAAGCGAAGATTCATATAATAGAACTATTGTAATAAATGGTGTATCAAAATCCTATGCTATGACAGGCTGGAGAATGGGCTACTCTGCTTCTAATATAGAACTTGCTAAGGTGATGTCGAAAATTCAAAGTCATACTACGTCTAATCCTACTACTATAACTCAATATGCAACTATTGAAGCTTTAACGGGTCCTCAAAATGAAATTGAAGTTATGGTCAAGGAATTTGAAGCAAGACGTAATTACATGTGTGAATTAATTAACGATATAAATAATATAAGTTACATATCTCCCAAAGGTGCTTTTTATATTATGATTAATATTAGCACGCTGTTTGGTAAATCATATAAAGGTATAATAATTAATAGTGCTCAAGACTTTTCTAAGCATCTATTAGATAATTATTATGTTGCTGTAGTACCAGGTGAAGCCTTTGGAGATGAGAAGTACATAAGACTTTCCTATGCTGCTTCTAAGGAAACAATTTTAAAAGGCTTAACAAGAATAAAAGATTTTATAAAAGAACTGGCATAA
- the pgsA gene encoding CDP-diacylglycerol--glycerol-3-phosphate 3-phosphatidyltransferase: MNLANKLTIARILLIPLFLIFIAFRNIPYGSYIATFIFILASITDSLDGYVARSRNQVTTLGKFMDPLADKLLVTAALISLVELKIVPAWVVVIILTREFAVTGLRSVAATEGIVISASNWGKVKTISQIVAIILGLMTVNTNFEILETLTMVALGIAVILTVISGIDYFNKNLKVLKEK, from the coding sequence ATGAATCTTGCAAATAAACTTACTATTGCTAGAATACTTTTGATACCTTTATTTTTAATATTTATAGCCTTTAGAAATATCCCTTATGGGAGTTACATAGCTACGTTTATATTCATTTTAGCATCTATCACTGATAGTTTAGACGGGTATGTTGCTAGAAGCAGAAATCAAGTAACAACTCTTGGAAAATTTATGGATCCTTTAGCTGATAAACTTCTAGTTACTGCAGCCTTAATCTCCTTAGTTGAACTAAAAATAGTTCCTGCATGGGTAGTGGTTATAATTCTTACAAGAGAATTTGCTGTAACTGGTTTAAGAAGTGTTGCTGCAACAGAAGGAATAGTTATCTCAGCAAGTAACTGGGGAAAAGTTAAAACTATCTCTCAAATAGTTGCTATAATCCTCGGACTAATGACTGTAAATACTAATTTTGAAATTCTAGAAACTCTTACTATGGTAGCCTTAGGAATAGCTGTAATTCTTACTGTTATATCTGGAATAGATTATTTTAATAAGAACTTAAAAGTTTTAAAGGAAAAATGA